A region of Methanocorpusculum labreanum Z DNA encodes the following proteins:
- a CDS encoding V-type ATP synthase subunit F yields MEIAVIGNKEFVLGFQLAGIKKTYSAENPEKLAETITKVLDDTNVGILVLQSTDLEQIPRRLQVIIENSVKPTIVTIGGQEAGLSLRERIKRSVGVDLWK; encoded by the coding sequence ATGGAAATCGCAGTAATTGGAAATAAGGAGTTTGTCTTGGGATTCCAGCTCGCTGGCATCAAAAAGACCTACTCTGCAGAAAATCCCGAAAAACTTGCCGAGACCATTACGAAGGTACTTGACGACACGAATGTGGGCATACTTGTGCTGCAGAGCACTGACCTTGAACAGATCCCGCGTCGCCTGCAGGTAATCATTGAAAATTCTGTCAAACCGACCATCGTTACAATCGGCGGGCAGGAGGCAGGTCTCTCCCTGAGGGAGCGTATAAAACGTTCGGTGGGTGTTGATTTGTGGAAGTAA
- a CDS encoding V-type ATP synthase subunit A, with the protein MEVNSKPGILKRIAGPVVTAVDLDAHMYDVVKVGNEELMGEVIKIDGADTVIQVYESTTGIRPGEPVINTGLSLAVELGPGLLTSIYDGIQRPLEVLIQKMGNFIARGVTAPGLDHEKKWTFKPVVHVGDNVVPGQIVGEVQETRSIVHKIMVPPLAKGGKVTKINAGDFTVDEIVIELDSGESFPMMQKWPVRVPRPYVEKHSPSIPLLTGQRILDGLFPIAKGGTAAIPGPFGSGKTVTQQQLAKWSDAEIVVYIGCGERGNEMTEVLTEFPELQDPKTGNSLMERTILIANTSNMPVAAREASVYTGITLAEYFRDMGYDVALMADSTSRWAEAMREICSRLEEMPGEEGYPAYLSSRLSEFYERAGLVEPLAGGSGSVSVIGAVSPAGGDFSEPVTQNTLRIVKVFWALDANLSRRRHFPAINWLQSYSLYMAQLNDYYDEKVSPDWNKLRSWFMEVLQKEAELQEIVQLVGSDALPETEQITIEVARMMRELFLQQNGFDPVDTYCDLPKQLDMFKMIRTYADLAYAAQAAGVPPSQILAVKAKNEMPQVKFTKDYKPVLDKIYAGMEAEFKALRA; encoded by the coding sequence GTGGAAGTAAATAGCAAACCAGGAATACTCAAAAGAATTGCAGGACCTGTGGTCACTGCAGTTGATCTTGATGCACACATGTATGATGTGGTCAAGGTCGGAAACGAGGAACTGATGGGAGAGGTCATCAAGATCGACGGTGCAGACACCGTTATTCAGGTCTATGAATCTACCACGGGCATTCGCCCGGGTGAGCCCGTCATAAACACCGGTCTTTCGCTCGCAGTCGAGCTTGGTCCGGGTCTCTTGACCAGTATCTACGACGGTATCCAGCGTCCGCTCGAAGTGCTTATCCAGAAGATGGGTAACTTCATTGCACGCGGTGTTACCGCACCGGGACTGGACCACGAGAAGAAATGGACCTTCAAACCGGTCGTTCACGTCGGAGACAATGTCGTCCCCGGACAGATCGTCGGTGAAGTTCAGGAAACACGCAGTATCGTGCACAAGATCATGGTCCCGCCACTCGCAAAGGGCGGCAAGGTCACCAAGATCAATGCAGGAGACTTCACCGTTGATGAGATCGTTATCGAACTCGACTCCGGCGAATCCTTCCCGATGATGCAGAAATGGCCGGTCCGTGTCCCGCGTCCGTACGTGGAAAAACACAGCCCGAGCATCCCCCTCCTGACCGGACAGAGAATCCTTGACGGACTCTTCCCGATCGCAAAAGGCGGAACAGCAGCTATCCCCGGACCGTTCGGATCCGGAAAGACCGTTACCCAGCAGCAGCTGGCAAAATGGTCCGACGCAGAAATCGTGGTCTACATCGGCTGCGGTGAACGCGGCAACGAGATGACCGAAGTTCTGACCGAGTTCCCCGAACTCCAGGACCCGAAAACCGGAAACTCTCTCATGGAGAGAACGATTCTCATCGCAAACACTTCCAACATGCCTGTGGCAGCACGTGAAGCATCCGTGTACACCGGTATTACTCTTGCAGAGTACTTCCGTGACATGGGCTACGATGTCGCATTAATGGCAGACTCCACCTCCCGGTGGGCAGAAGCAATGCGTGAAATCTGTTCACGTCTTGAAGAGATGCCCGGAGAAGAAGGTTATCCGGCATACCTGTCCTCCAGACTCTCCGAGTTCTACGAGCGTGCAGGACTTGTCGAGCCGCTCGCAGGCGGATCAGGCTCTGTATCCGTTATCGGCGCAGTTTCCCCTGCCGGCGGAGATTTCTCCGAACCGGTCACGCAGAACACGCTTCGTATCGTCAAAGTCTTCTGGGCACTTGATGCAAACCTCTCCCGCCGTCGCCACTTCCCGGCAATCAACTGGCTGCAGTCCTACTCTCTGTACATGGCTCAGCTGAACGATTACTACGACGAGAAGGTCTCACCCGACTGGAACAAACTCCGGTCATGGTTCATGGAAGTTCTTCAGAAGGAAGCCGAACTCCAGGAAATCGTGCAGCTCGTCGGATCCGACGCACTGCCCGAGACCGAACAGATCACCATCGAAGTCGCCAGAATGATGCGGGAACTTTTCCTGCAGCAGAACGGTTTCGACCCGGTCGACACCTACTGCGATCTGCCCAAACAGCTTGACATGTTCAAGATGATCAGAACCTACGCAGACCTTGCATACGCCGCACAGGCAGCAGGCGTCCCGCCGTCGCAGATCCTTGCAGTCAAAGCAAAGAACGAAATGCCGCAGGTCAAATTCACCAAGGACTACAAACCGGTTCTTGACAAGATCTACGCAGGCATGGAAGCAGAATTCAAGGCACTGAGGGCATAA
- a CDS encoding V-type ATP synthase subunit B, giving the protein MKEYKTVSKVAGPLLFVEKTEPVSYEEQVSLVLADGTMKRGQVLDTSEDLVVVQCFETTTGLGRDTGVRFLGETFKMPVSKTMLGRILSGGGKPIDGGPAIVPDKRLDINGAAINPYARGTPRDFIQTGISTIDGTNTLVRGQKLPIFSSAGLPHNEIALQIARQAKVPGSSDEFAVVFAAMGITREEANYFMADFERTGALERAVVFLNLADDPAVERTVTPRLALTTAEYLAYELGYHVLVILTDMTNYCEALRQIGAAREEVPGRRGYPGYMYTDLASIYERAGIIKGLKGSVTQIPILTMPGDDITHPIPDLTGYITEGQIVISPELHRKGIYPPINVLPSLSRLMNLGIGKGMTREDHKKVSDMMYSGYAEGVDLRGLVAIVGKDALSERDQKFLEFADAFEDKFVRQGSDEDRTIAQTLDVGWGMFTQLPESELEKRIDRDLIKTYHPNYRK; this is encoded by the coding sequence ATGAAAGAATATAAGACAGTCTCTAAAGTTGCCGGACCACTGCTTTTCGTCGAAAAGACCGAGCCGGTCAGCTACGAAGAGCAGGTCAGCCTTGTTCTTGCCGACGGCACGATGAAACGCGGACAGGTCCTTGATACCTCCGAAGATCTCGTCGTCGTACAGTGTTTCGAGACCACTACCGGTCTTGGACGCGACACCGGTGTCCGTTTCCTTGGTGAAACCTTCAAGATGCCGGTCTCAAAGACCATGCTCGGACGTATCCTGTCCGGCGGTGGAAAGCCCATCGACGGCGGACCGGCTATCGTCCCCGACAAGCGTCTCGACATCAACGGAGCAGCTATCAACCCGTATGCACGTGGAACGCCGAGAGATTTCATCCAGACCGGTATCTCCACCATCGACGGAACCAACACCCTTGTCCGTGGTCAGAAGCTTCCGATCTTCTCGTCTGCCGGTTTACCGCACAACGAGATCGCACTTCAGATCGCCCGTCAGGCAAAAGTGCCCGGATCATCCGACGAGTTCGCCGTAGTTTTCGCTGCAATGGGTATCACCCGTGAAGAAGCAAACTACTTCATGGCAGACTTCGAGAGAACCGGTGCACTTGAGCGTGCAGTCGTGTTCCTGAACTTAGCAGATGACCCCGCCGTCGAGCGTACGGTCACGCCGCGTCTTGCACTCACCACTGCCGAGTACCTTGCATACGAGCTTGGTTACCACGTGCTGGTTATCTTAACCGATATGACGAACTACTGTGAAGCACTTCGTCAGATCGGTGCTGCCCGTGAAGAAGTTCCGGGTCGCCGCGGATATCCGGGTTACATGTACACCGATCTTGCATCCATCTACGAGCGTGCAGGTATCATCAAGGGCCTGAAAGGATCCGTTACCCAGATTCCGATCCTGACCATGCCCGGCGACGATATCACCCACCCGATCCCCGATCTTACCGGATACATTACGGAAGGTCAGATCGTTATTTCCCCGGAGTTACACCGTAAGGGTATCTATCCGCCAATCAACGTTCTGCCGTCCTTATCCCGTCTGATGAACCTCGGTATCGGTAAAGGCATGACCCGTGAGGACCACAAGAAGGTCTCCGATATGATGTACTCCGGTTACGCAGAAGGTGTCGATCTCCGCGGCTTAGTGGCCATTGTCGGAAAAGACGCACTGTCAGAGCGTGACCAGAAGTTCTTAGAGTTCGCCGATGCATTCGAAGACAAGTTCGTCCGCCAGGGATCCGACGAGGACAGAACCATCGCCCAGACGCTTGACGTCGGATGGGGTATGTTCACCCAGCTCCCGGAGAGCGAACTTGAGAAGCGTATCGACCGTGACCTGATCAAGACCTACCACCCGAACTACAGGAAGTGA